The Spinacia oleracea cultivar Varoflay chromosome 2, BTI_SOV_V1, whole genome shotgun sequence DNA segment CCGGGGATCGAACCCGTGACCTTGCAGATAGCAAGTAGACACTAACTATATctgtattaagaaaaaaaaaaacaattttaatAGGTAGGAAAAGAAAACCCATTAAACACGTCCTCTTTAATTATATAGCCAGAACATACATACATACCAATGCTAGAGCCCTGTATAGTTCAATATTGTAAAATGAGCGGCAGAGCTTTCATACAGCATCTTCCAAGACATCTGCcgatttcaaaaataaataaataaaaatacaaaaggGAACGAGAAAGAATAACGAAAATGAAGTCCTTGTCAGGAAAACAGAAAATTCATACCTAAGGTGCAGCCTGTGGCCACCTGCGACTCTCCCCAGGCGCAGACAATAACTAAAGGAGGGAGGACGAAACTTAAAGAACACGGCACACCCTAACAAGTAGTGTTGTGGAAGATTCAAATTAATGTAAAGAGACCTTTTATATTGCTAAGAAGCTATCGATATCAAACAGCTGAAAAAGGAGACCGCGATATACTCCCCAGTTTTCCTGTTAAATAACTGATATGCAACATCACAACACAGCCACTGTATAAGAAGCCTTCACCAAGGCACTTATTTGTCTCCTTTGATCCCCTGGTCTCACTTGTCTTGGATGACATCCCGTTATTCTGATGGAAAACCTCACCTTTGTTTTGATAGCTTCCAAACCCAAAGGAAGTAAACCTCTCTTCCCTTTGCTGAAATTGTGACCATAATTGAATTGCTTCCATTGACTTGTTTGCTGGTGTTTAATCACCATGCCCCACTGACAAGCAGAAAAATACCGAATGTTGACTCACTGATAAGCATTCGGGATTCTTTAATCATACGAGCTGCAGTAACCTAATGCTTCCGCTTGAGTTAGCAGCAAGGACAGTGTTTGATTTGCTTCTCCAACAGACACTCGACACAAAAAGTCCATCATCATCCCTAACCTCATGCTGAGATGTAGGATTGATGGAACTAAGTTTGTAAGAGGTGATTGGCATTGGTAGGGATTTGTAGTAAGTGAAAATCTGCAAGGGAAAAAGAAACTGAGGCTCTATGCTCACAGATTATAACAGCAAAAATTTCTGAAAAAGAAATATAATGGATGAAGTTCCAAGAGACTCTCATCAATAAAAAGCTCCCAAGTttgaaaatgagagaaaaattACACCCTTTCAAGATAGTAAAGACATGTCATCAGTAAAATTTCGTTTTCATCACATAAATAAACTGACTTAGGACATGAAGAAATCCAAGTGTCCAACTACCAAGATCTAATGTTTATTTTACTGTGAAGTTTAGGATAAGACAGAATCTCATAAACTAAGAAGTCACCCCTATACAAAAGTTCATTTATTAAACACCAAACTCAGGacgtttcattttgttttgtaTCCTCCCATCGCTTCTCAAGAAATCAAAATTGAGGATATTATGCCCATAAAACGCCCTTAAACTGCTCAGAAAATGACATTGTTCTATGTCTAAAGCTatttaaatgataaatgatgttAGCAGCAATCCGTCTTATCGGGAAAGGTCCACAAAATCAGGGAAAGTAGATCAAATCAAATGACTTTgataaatcacaaaataaaaGTGCAATACTAGGTCAAGTTTCAAGAAAAGCCAGAACTGCAATTCCATCCATTAGGAAGTACATAAAGCAAGAGCACTGATATGAAGATCATAGGACACGACATATATAAGAAAAAGGGATATAAAATCTATATCAAAGATCAAACAGTGCCAGAAATCTAAGACTAGCATACCTCGTTGCTCTCTGAACCACAAGCTATGTATCCATCCCAAACAGACAAGCCTACAAAATGCTGCAAAgacaaaagaaataaataagaaagaGAAGCGACTGAGGTAATCCAAAATGATCTGGGAAGGATATGCACAGAAACCTTCTTATTAGTATGACCACTAAAGGTTAAATGACAAGCATCTGAGGACGTCCCAGATAAATTTGTTTTGCTAAGATCCCAGAGCTTTAACGTATTGTCTGTTGAAGCAGAAACAAGTGTTCCGGAATCCATGAATTTGACATAGCTAACAGTCTTCTCATGACCAGCTAATGTACACCAAGGGATTCTCATGTGCCGAAGATCATAACCATAAATCTTATGGTCAGCAGAACCAAACATCAACAGATGAGAAGAGTAAGGGGAGAATTGTACGCAGCATACATTGGCCGGACTCCAGATGGTACAGGTTGATCTTTTCTGCACAAAAATACATTAATAAACGTTATTCTTGGTCAAAATGTTGAAGTTCCTAGCAAACAGAAGCAATATCCTCCCAGATTTAGCATAATTATACTTAAAATTTGAGAGCTGAGGGAATTGGAAGTTATACTTCATTAGTGCTCCAGAGTTTCACAGAGCAATCATCACTTCCACTGGCAAACATTGTTGGGTCAATTCGTGAGAAGTCAATTGACCAAGCCCTTTTCTGATGTTCCGTGTGCTGAGAATACCTAACACCAGTGCTTGCATCCCACACCTGAGTTTCATCTCAAGGAAATCAAACACCATATGATATTTATTAGGTTAAGTAAATATGCATTGTTATAAAAGAGTAACCACCTGAACAACACCTTCATAATCAGTAGAAGCCAAATAGTTCCTGATATAGCTGTTCCATGAAATGCAGCTAAGCTTGGATTTATTCCCTATTTCAATCACGGGATAGTGGATATCGATAGTGTCATTTACAAGAGCAGAATACTCAAATATCTTGACTTTTTTGGATGCTCCAGCAACAGCAATGTATTCTTCATCACGATCAAAGCTCAGAGAGCATATAACATTAGCAGAATTTAGAAGATCCCCGTTCCTGAGAGTTCCACGCAACTCAAATTTATTGTAGCAAGTAAATTTGCACAATCCTTCAAAAAACAAATCCAACCCACTTGCAGATTCCTGGTTCATGTCTACCATATCATTCTGTTTTTGCACCTGAGACCCAGTTTCTCTCTTCTTCAGCAAGTCTCTATCTTCTCTACCAAGACCAGTTGTTTCAGTAGTTTTGCTTCGCAGTAAAAAGTAAGCCTTTTCAAGCTGTGACATATCGTTTCTTAATCTATCCTCATTACTACCTGATCTAGTAATCGACTGAATAAAATCTTGAAGATTGTAGTTTCTTTTTGCATGAAGTGGGGATGCTCTAGAGGAAGGCCTCCCCAATAACCCTTTTATATCAGCTTCTATACATCTAATATCTTCAACTAATTTCATTGCATGGTCCTGCTTCTTCTCTTTTAAAGAAACTATAAAATCCAGTAGAAGCTCTGACTCGGCCATATTTGCATCATCAGTGAAAACTGCCAACTCGTCACTGATATTCAACTCTTGGGATCCGCAAAAAAGGTCAGAGTGAAGTATTTCTCTGTTACAGAAGAAAATTTCCAGTCAGTCATCTGTTACATGCGAAGTATTACACAAAACATGCAAGATCACCTCAAAAGCATCACGTTCTATCGTCAACAACATGCACAAGCAGAATGAGCCTATGGAAACCAGCCAAAAGAAGCAGTCTATACAAGTGCTTCTTTCTATTTTCTCAGGTTTAAGTTTAACCACTCACCCTAGCACTTCCATTCCTAGAGAACATTTAATATGTATAAATCCTGCTGACACTTGTCACAGTTTTTCACCTCATTTGTTAGGCTGCCGCTACCTTACAAAATACGTAACTGAAGTACTGAACCTCTATTGCCcacagaaagaaaaagaaaagaaaacggAAGAGATATGCATCTGGCAACCACTATATATCATTATGTAATTGTCAACTATTTCTATAAATATTAGTCCTGGATAATTTCCGTGACTCAGAATCTGTCCATCACAAATGCAGAGGTGGACTTTTTTTgtggacggaggaagtaataacTATAAAATGATACTAATATTACGCCTTAGGGAGAATCTAGAAATGCTGTTTCACATAATATCCCAATatgaaatttaaaaaaattatggcCAAAGTCAAATACAACCCATTATTTAGATACAGAGGTCGACATGCAGCAAATGTTCAACTTATCCTGATTGCATAAAATGATATTGTACTGCAATCcagaattcaaaaaaaaaaaacagagcaTGAAAATATTAGCAAATATCTTCAAAACCAACCCTTGTTCAAAACCAGTACATGAGGGTTACATGATGAGATACCTTATTGTTGGACGAGATGATGAATTAGGATGAATAAGCCAGAGACAAAACCCAGCTTCCTTTGGGTTTTCACACAAAAAGAATGGTGGAAGAATCCGATAGTGCATGTCACTCATTGCAGCAGAATGGGTCTCCAGCGAGTCAAAAGAACAAAGCAACTGTTGAGAGAGACGAATTAAATAAGTTTTCAAGGTTTTATCAAGGTTTAACGAAAATCATTGTGATACCTATTTTCCACATTTGGTAAAGAATAAAGGACAAAAATAGTGATGGTTCTACATCCatcttccaacttttccaagaGCGGcatagatttttattttttttggcaaaaaaaGATAAAACATACATACCAAAGGAATTTACACAAATCACCAAAAATACCAGATCCCCAATACTACTATCTTAGCTATATAGCAGGGAGTTTCTTTTACAAGAAAGTAACACAGGATAGCTATCTGAAATGAAAATGAGTAATTCGTTAACTATTGTTTTCCTCACCTCAAAAAGCAGCACTCCGAGATTATAAATATTAGATGAAAATGTGTGATCCTTTTCATCAAGATCCTTAGGACAAGCATACCACTTCTCCTCCAGCTGACGGTCTGTCAGAGGAGACGTTTCCGATCCAGTAGCCTGATGGCTCACCATGCTCAAAGCCCTGTCATCTGGATAATAAGAGCCAGAAGAGCTACCTATATCACAATTGGTTTCTCGAACTGTTGTAGTCCTAACACTAGTCATTATGGTGGCTAAAGATGGATGGTTTTGGACTTTCATGAGTTTCTGTTGCTTCACATCAGAGGTACATAAAGCATAGATATCTTCTTCTGGAGGCCTTTTCTTGCATCCACCCAATGAATTAGGAACTTGCAAGTCTATCTGGGTTGATGAGCCGATGTACTTTAACTTATTTGATGGGGTTATAACAAAATATGACGGCCTCAATTGTTGCAAGACAAGACCTTGAGAATGTGCCAAACTTACAAGCTCGGCAATTTGCCTGAAAAAGTTAAGGCTCTCAACTTTGTTCCTCACACAATGTCCAGGCTTAAGCCATTCCCTCAAGTCAACTCCAGCATAGTCCACATTCCCACTGCTACAACGctgcaacatttgcatttggaCATCAGAAGTAATACCTGATGTAGTAACCATCCTTCCATTACTATCGAAATTACCACCACTTTCCAGGTCTACCTTGTCTCCTAGCTGTGCATAGACAACCCCTTTACCCTTTGCGGTTTTCTTCCCAAAAAAATGTGAGAAACTTGACGTGGATAATATCCTCAACCTCGCATCCTGAGGGAGCAATGCACTTTCGGTATTGATATTCTTCCCATTCATCACATCAGAGCACACTCTTCCTGTCTCATCAACATGTTTGGTCATTACATGCCTCATATTCCACGCATCAATATCACTTCTCCTGGGATTCTCTTTAATGCTAACCATAAGCTTATCTTTAGCTCTTGAAAGTGAATTTCCTTGAGATATTGTATTCCTAGGGCCACCAACCATCTGAGACAAGTGTGGCCAGCGCCCCGTCTTTAATGGCACATCTTTACTACTAGAAAATTTGGATATATCTAAGATATTgtccttattattttcaattttaaaac contains these protein-coding regions:
- the LOC110790393 gene encoding protein SUPPRESSOR OF PHYA-105 1 isoform X2, coding for MSANDLGEIKMDGSDLPLKHEDCPVLASPVIYDSMRSQLQGTTEHKCTDTIGSNNSEQCGIQISGLEPPCAADPQSPEHDTGHVVKSFKIENNKDNILDISKFSSSKDVPLKTGRWPHLSQMVGGPRNTISQGNSLSRAKDKLMVSIKENPRRSDIDAWNMRHVMTKHVDETGRVCSDVMNGKNINTESALLPQDARLRILSTSSFSHFFGKKTAKGKGVVYAQLGDKVDLESGGNFDSNGRMVTTSGITSDVQMQMLQRCSSGNVDYAGVDLREWLKPGHCVRNKVESLNFFRQIAELVSLAHSQGLVLQQLRPSYFVITPSNKLKYIGSSTQIDLQVPNSLGGCKKRPPEEDIYALCTSDVKQQKLMKVQNHPSLATIMTSVRTTTVRETNCDIGSSSGSYYPDDRALSMVSHQATGSETSPLTDRQLEEKWYACPKDLDEKDHTFSSNIYNLGVLLFELLCSFDSLETHSAAMSDMHYRILPPFFLCENPKEAGFCLWLIHPNSSSRPTIREILHSDLFCGSQELNISDELAVFTDDANMAESELLLDFIVSLKEKKQDHAMKLVEDIRCIEADIKGLLGRPSSRASPLHAKRNYNLQDFIQSITRSGSNEDRLRNDMSQLEKAYFLLRSKTTETTGLGREDRDLLKKRETGSQVQKQNDMVDMNQESASGLDLFFEGLCKFTCYNKFELRGTLRNGDLLNSANVICSLSFDRDEEYIAVAGASKKVKIFEYSALVNDTIDIHYPVIEIGNKSKLSCISWNSYIRNYLASTDYEGVVQVWDASTGVRYSQHTEHQKRAWSIDFSRIDPTMFASGSDDCSVKLWSTNEINLYHLESGQCMLRTILPLLFSSVDVWFC
- the LOC110790393 gene encoding protein SUPPRESSOR OF PHYA-105 1 isoform X1; its protein translation is MSANDLGEIKMDGSDLPLKHEDCPVLASPVIYDSMRSQLQGTTEHKCTDTIGSNNSEQCGIQISGLEPPCAADPQSPEHDTGHVVKSFKIENNKDNILDISKFSSSKDVPLKTGRWPHLSQMVGGPRNTISQGNSLSRAKDKLMVSIKENPRRSDIDAWNMRHVMTKHVDETGRVCSDVMNGKNINTESALLPQDARLRILSTSSFSHFFGKKTAKGKGVVYAQLGDKVDLESGGNFDSNGRMVTTSGITSDVQMQMLQRCSSGNVDYAGVDLREWLKPGHCVRNKVESLNFFRQIAELVSLAHSQGLVLQQLRPSYFVITPSNKLKYIGSSTQIDLQVPNSLGGCKKRPPEEDIYALCTSDVKQQKLMKVQNHPSLATIMTSVRTTTVRETNCDIGSSSGSYYPDDRALSMVSHQATGSETSPLTDRQLEEKWYACPKDLDEKDHTFSSNIYNLGVLLFELLCSFDSLETHSAAMSDMHYRILPPFFLCENPKEAGFCLWLIHPNSSSRPTIREILHSDLFCGSQELNISDELAVFTDDANMAESELLLDFIVSLKEKKQDHAMKLVEDIRCIEADIKGLLGRPSSRASPLHAKRNYNLQDFIQSITRSGSNEDRLRNDMSQLEKAYFLLRSKTTETTGLGREDRDLLKKRETGSQVQKQNDMVDMNQESASGLDLFFEGLCKFTCYNKFELRGTLRNGDLLNSANVICSLSFDRDEEYIAVAGASKKVKIFEYSALVNDTIDIHYPVIEIGNKSKLSCISWNSYIRNYLASTDYEGVVQVWDASTGVRYSQHTEHQKRAWSIDFSRIDPTMFASGSDDCSVKLWSTNEKRSTCTIWSPANVCCVQFSPYSSHLLMFGSADHKIYGYDLRHMRIPWCTLAGHEKTVSYVKFMDSGTLVSASTDNTLKLWDLSKTNLSGTSSDACHLTFSGHTNKKHFVGLSVWDGYIACGSESNEIFTYYKSLPMPITSYKLSSINPTSQHEVRDDDGLFVSSVCWRSKSNTVLAANSSGSIRLLQLV